Proteins encoded in a region of the Eulemur rufifrons isolate Redbay chromosome 15, OSU_ERuf_1, whole genome shotgun sequence genome:
- the SLC29A1 gene encoding equilibrative nucleoside transporter 1 isoform X7, whose amino-acid sequence MPTPKSQQQVPEGESYQPGKAENIIAMTTSHQPQDRYKAVWLIFFMLGLGTLLPWNFFVTATQYFTNRLDMSQNVSLVTARLSKDIQASAAPTTASPARNSLSALFNNVMTICAMLPLLLFTCLNSFLHQRIPQSVRILGSLVAILVVFLITAILVKVQLDALTFFIITMVKIMLINSFGAILQGSLFGLAGLLPASYTAPIMSGQGLAGFFASVAMICAIASGSELSESAFGYFITACVVIILTIICYLCLPRLEFYRYYQQLKLEGPGEQETKLDLISKGEEPRAGKEESAVSASNSGPTDNSHCIRAILKNISVLAFSVCFIFTITIGMFPAVTVEVKSSIAGTSAWGNYFIAVSCFLTFNIFDWLGRSLTAVLMWPGKDSRWLPGLVLARVVFVPLLLLCNVQPRRYLAVVFEHDAWFIFFMAAFAFSNGYLASLCMCFGPKKVKPAEAETAGTIMAFFLCLGLALGAIFSFLFRAIV is encoded by the exons CAGGTACCAGAGGGAGAGAGCTATCAACCAGGCAAAGCTGAGAACATCATCGCCATGACAACCAGCCACCAGCCTCAGGACAG ATACAAAGCTGTCTGGCTTATCTTCTTCATGCTGGGTCTGGGGACGCTGCTCCCTTGGAATTTTTTCGTGACGGCCACTCAG TATTTCACAAACCGCCTGGACATGTCCCAGAATGTGTCCTTGGTCACTGCCAGACTGAGCAAAGACATCCAGGCCTCAGCTGCCCCCACAACAGCCTCACCAGCCCGGAACTCTCTCAGTGCCCTCTTCAACAATGTCATGACCATATGTGCCATGCTGCCCCTGCTGCTCTTCACCTGCCTCAACTCCTTCCTGCATCAGAG GATCCCTCAGTCAGTACGGATCCTGGGCAGCCTGGTGGCCATCCTCGTGGTGTTCCTGATCACTGCCATCCTGGTGAAGGTGCAGCTGGATGCGCTGACATTCTTCATCATCACCATGGTCAAGATCATGCTCATTAACT CATTTGGTGCCATCCTGCAGGGCAGCCTGTTCGGACTGGCTGGCCTCCTGCCCGCCAGCTACACGGCCCCCATCATGAGTGGCCAGGGCCTAGCAGGCTTCTTTGCCTCGGTGGCCATGATCTGCGCCATTGCCA GTGGCTCGGAGCTGTCAGAAAGTGCCTTCGGCTACTTTATCACAGCCTGTGTCGTTATCATCTTGACCATCATCTGTTACCTGTGCCTGCCCCGGCTG GAATTCTACCGCTACTACCAACAGCTCAAGCTCGAAGGGCCTGGGGAGCAGGAGACCAAGTTGGACCTCATTAGCAAAG GAGAGGAGCCAAGAGCAGGCAAAGAGGAGTCCGCAGTTTCAGCCTCCAACTCTGGGCCCACCGACAATAGCCACTGTATCAGAGCCATCCTCAAAAAC ATCTCAGTCCTGGCCTTCTCTGTCTGCTTCATCTTCACTATCACCATTGGGATGTTTCCCGCTGTGACTGTTGAGGTCAAGTCCAGCATCGCGGGCACCAGCGCCTGGG GAAACTACTTCATTGCTGTGTCCTGCTTCTTGACTTTCAATATCTTTGACTGGCTGGGCCGGAGCCTCACCGCTGTATTAATGTGG CCTGGGAAGGACAGTCGTTGGCTGCCAGGCCTGGTGCTGGCCCGAGTGGTGTTCgtgcccctgctgctgctgtgcaACGTCCAGCCCCGCCGTTACCTCGCTGTGGTCTTTGAGCACGACGCCTGGTTCATCTTTTTCATGGCCGCCTTTGCCTTCTCCAACGGCTACCTCGCCAGCCTCTGCATGTGCTTTGGGCCCAA GAAAGTGAAGCCAGCTGAGGCAGAGACAGCAGGAACTATCATGgccttctttctgtgtttggGCCTGGCGCTGGGGGCTATCTTCTCCTTCCTGTTCCGGGCAATTGTGTGA
- the SLC29A1 gene encoding equilibrative nucleoside transporter 1 isoform X2, with protein MCSGGRGKLPAERADRGEEGVLLQKVPEGESYQPGKAENIIAMTTSHQPQDRYKAVWLIFFMLGLGTLLPWNFFVTATQYFTNRLDMSQNVSLVTARLSKDIQASAAPTTASPARNSLSALFNNVMTICAMLPLLLFTCLNSFLHQRIPQSVRILGSLVAILVVFLITAILVKVQLDALTFFIITMVKIMLINSFGAILQGSLFGLAGLLPASYTAPIMSGQGLAGFFASVAMICAIASGSELSESAFGYFITACVVIILTIICYLCLPRLEFYRYYQQLKLEGPGEQETKLDLISKGPSTTCHPPGEEPRAGKEESAVSASNSGPTDNSHCIRAILKNISVLAFSVCFIFTITIGMFPAVTVEVKSSIAGTSAWGNYFIAVSCFLTFNIFDWLGRSLTAVLMWPGKDSRWLPGLVLARVVFVPLLLLCNVQPRRYLAVVFEHDAWFIFFMAAFAFSNGYLASLCMCFGPKKVKPAEAETAGTIMAFFLCLGLALGAIFSFLFRAIV; from the exons GTACCAGAGGGAGAGAGCTATCAACCAGGCAAAGCTGAGAACATCATCGCCATGACAACCAGCCACCAGCCTCAGGACAG ATACAAAGCTGTCTGGCTTATCTTCTTCATGCTGGGTCTGGGGACGCTGCTCCCTTGGAATTTTTTCGTGACGGCCACTCAG TATTTCACAAACCGCCTGGACATGTCCCAGAATGTGTCCTTGGTCACTGCCAGACTGAGCAAAGACATCCAGGCCTCAGCTGCCCCCACAACAGCCTCACCAGCCCGGAACTCTCTCAGTGCCCTCTTCAACAATGTCATGACCATATGTGCCATGCTGCCCCTGCTGCTCTTCACCTGCCTCAACTCCTTCCTGCATCAGAG GATCCCTCAGTCAGTACGGATCCTGGGCAGCCTGGTGGCCATCCTCGTGGTGTTCCTGATCACTGCCATCCTGGTGAAGGTGCAGCTGGATGCGCTGACATTCTTCATCATCACCATGGTCAAGATCATGCTCATTAACT CATTTGGTGCCATCCTGCAGGGCAGCCTGTTCGGACTGGCTGGCCTCCTGCCCGCCAGCTACACGGCCCCCATCATGAGTGGCCAGGGCCTAGCAGGCTTCTTTGCCTCGGTGGCCATGATCTGCGCCATTGCCA GTGGCTCGGAGCTGTCAGAAAGTGCCTTCGGCTACTTTATCACAGCCTGTGTCGTTATCATCTTGACCATCATCTGTTACCTGTGCCTGCCCCGGCTG GAATTCTACCGCTACTACCAACAGCTCAAGCTCGAAGGGCCTGGGGAGCAGGAGACCAAGTTGGACCTCATTAGCAAAG GTCCTTCCACAACCTGTCACCCCCCAGGAGAGGAGCCAAGAGCAGGCAAAGAGGAGTCCGCAGTTTCAGCCTCCAACTCTGGGCCCACCGACAATAGCCACTGTATCAGAGCCATCCTCAAAAAC ATCTCAGTCCTGGCCTTCTCTGTCTGCTTCATCTTCACTATCACCATTGGGATGTTTCCCGCTGTGACTGTTGAGGTCAAGTCCAGCATCGCGGGCACCAGCGCCTGGG GAAACTACTTCATTGCTGTGTCCTGCTTCTTGACTTTCAATATCTTTGACTGGCTGGGCCGGAGCCTCACCGCTGTATTAATGTGG CCTGGGAAGGACAGTCGTTGGCTGCCAGGCCTGGTGCTGGCCCGAGTGGTGTTCgtgcccctgctgctgctgtgcaACGTCCAGCCCCGCCGTTACCTCGCTGTGGTCTTTGAGCACGACGCCTGGTTCATCTTTTTCATGGCCGCCTTTGCCTTCTCCAACGGCTACCTCGCCAGCCTCTGCATGTGCTTTGGGCCCAA GAAAGTGAAGCCAGCTGAGGCAGAGACAGCAGGAACTATCATGgccttctttctgtgtttggGCCTGGCGCTGGGGGCTATCTTCTCCTTCCTGTTCCGGGCAATTGTGTGA
- the SLC29A1 gene encoding equilibrative nucleoside transporter 1 isoform X6, producing the protein MCSGGRGKLPAERADRGEEGVLLQKVPEGESYQPGKAENIIAMTTSHQPQDRYKAVWLIFFMLGLGTLLPWNFFVTATQYFTNRLDMSQNVSLVTARLSKDIQASAAPTTASPARNSLSALFNNVMTICAMLPLLLFTCLNSFLHQRIPQSVRILGSLVAILVVFLITAILVKVQLDALTFFIITMVKIMLINSFGAILQGSLFGLAGLLPASYTAPIMSGQGLAGFFASVAMICAIASGSELSESAFGYFITACVVIILTIICYLCLPRLEFYRYYQQLKLEGPGEQETKLDLISKGPSTTCHPPGEEPRAGKEESAVSASNSGPTDNSHCIRAILKNISVLAFSVCFIFTITIGMFPAVTVEVKSSIAGTSAWGNYFIAVSCFLTFNIFDWLGRSLTAVLMWPGKDSRWLPGLVLARVVFVPLLLLCNVQPRRYLAVVFEHDAWFIFFMAAFAFSNGYLASLCMCFGPKDRVSLFRLVWSTVV; encoded by the exons GTACCAGAGGGAGAGAGCTATCAACCAGGCAAAGCTGAGAACATCATCGCCATGACAACCAGCCACCAGCCTCAGGACAG ATACAAAGCTGTCTGGCTTATCTTCTTCATGCTGGGTCTGGGGACGCTGCTCCCTTGGAATTTTTTCGTGACGGCCACTCAG TATTTCACAAACCGCCTGGACATGTCCCAGAATGTGTCCTTGGTCACTGCCAGACTGAGCAAAGACATCCAGGCCTCAGCTGCCCCCACAACAGCCTCACCAGCCCGGAACTCTCTCAGTGCCCTCTTCAACAATGTCATGACCATATGTGCCATGCTGCCCCTGCTGCTCTTCACCTGCCTCAACTCCTTCCTGCATCAGAG GATCCCTCAGTCAGTACGGATCCTGGGCAGCCTGGTGGCCATCCTCGTGGTGTTCCTGATCACTGCCATCCTGGTGAAGGTGCAGCTGGATGCGCTGACATTCTTCATCATCACCATGGTCAAGATCATGCTCATTAACT CATTTGGTGCCATCCTGCAGGGCAGCCTGTTCGGACTGGCTGGCCTCCTGCCCGCCAGCTACACGGCCCCCATCATGAGTGGCCAGGGCCTAGCAGGCTTCTTTGCCTCGGTGGCCATGATCTGCGCCATTGCCA GTGGCTCGGAGCTGTCAGAAAGTGCCTTCGGCTACTTTATCACAGCCTGTGTCGTTATCATCTTGACCATCATCTGTTACCTGTGCCTGCCCCGGCTG GAATTCTACCGCTACTACCAACAGCTCAAGCTCGAAGGGCCTGGGGAGCAGGAGACCAAGTTGGACCTCATTAGCAAAG GTCCTTCCACAACCTGTCACCCCCCAGGAGAGGAGCCAAGAGCAGGCAAAGAGGAGTCCGCAGTTTCAGCCTCCAACTCTGGGCCCACCGACAATAGCCACTGTATCAGAGCCATCCTCAAAAAC ATCTCAGTCCTGGCCTTCTCTGTCTGCTTCATCTTCACTATCACCATTGGGATGTTTCCCGCTGTGACTGTTGAGGTCAAGTCCAGCATCGCGGGCACCAGCGCCTGGG GAAACTACTTCATTGCTGTGTCCTGCTTCTTGACTTTCAATATCTTTGACTGGCTGGGCCGGAGCCTCACCGCTGTATTAATGTGG CCTGGGAAGGACAGTCGTTGGCTGCCAGGCCTGGTGCTGGCCCGAGTGGTGTTCgtgcccctgctgctgctgtgcaACGTCCAGCCCCGCCGTTACCTCGCTGTGGTCTTTGAGCACGACGCCTGGTTCATCTTTTTCATGGCCGCCTTTGCCTTCTCCAACGGCTACCTCGCCAGCCTCTGCATGTGCTTTGGGCCCAA agacagggtctcactctttcgcctagtctggagtacagtggtgtga
- the SLC29A1 gene encoding equilibrative nucleoside transporter 1 isoform X8, with amino-acid sequence MPTPKSQQVPEGESYQPGKAENIIAMTTSHQPQDRYKAVWLIFFMLGLGTLLPWNFFVTATQYFTNRLDMSQNVSLVTARLSKDIQASAAPTTASPARNSLSALFNNVMTICAMLPLLLFTCLNSFLHQRIPQSVRILGSLVAILVVFLITAILVKVQLDALTFFIITMVKIMLINSFGAILQGSLFGLAGLLPASYTAPIMSGQGLAGFFASVAMICAIASGSELSESAFGYFITACVVIILTIICYLCLPRLEFYRYYQQLKLEGPGEQETKLDLISKGEEPRAGKEESAVSASNSGPTDNSHCIRAILKNISVLAFSVCFIFTITIGMFPAVTVEVKSSIAGTSAWGNYFIAVSCFLTFNIFDWLGRSLTAVLMWPGKDSRWLPGLVLARVVFVPLLLLCNVQPRRYLAVVFEHDAWFIFFMAAFAFSNGYLASLCMCFGPKKVKPAEAETAGTIMAFFLCLGLALGAIFSFLFRAIV; translated from the exons GTACCAGAGGGAGAGAGCTATCAACCAGGCAAAGCTGAGAACATCATCGCCATGACAACCAGCCACCAGCCTCAGGACAG ATACAAAGCTGTCTGGCTTATCTTCTTCATGCTGGGTCTGGGGACGCTGCTCCCTTGGAATTTTTTCGTGACGGCCACTCAG TATTTCACAAACCGCCTGGACATGTCCCAGAATGTGTCCTTGGTCACTGCCAGACTGAGCAAAGACATCCAGGCCTCAGCTGCCCCCACAACAGCCTCACCAGCCCGGAACTCTCTCAGTGCCCTCTTCAACAATGTCATGACCATATGTGCCATGCTGCCCCTGCTGCTCTTCACCTGCCTCAACTCCTTCCTGCATCAGAG GATCCCTCAGTCAGTACGGATCCTGGGCAGCCTGGTGGCCATCCTCGTGGTGTTCCTGATCACTGCCATCCTGGTGAAGGTGCAGCTGGATGCGCTGACATTCTTCATCATCACCATGGTCAAGATCATGCTCATTAACT CATTTGGTGCCATCCTGCAGGGCAGCCTGTTCGGACTGGCTGGCCTCCTGCCCGCCAGCTACACGGCCCCCATCATGAGTGGCCAGGGCCTAGCAGGCTTCTTTGCCTCGGTGGCCATGATCTGCGCCATTGCCA GTGGCTCGGAGCTGTCAGAAAGTGCCTTCGGCTACTTTATCACAGCCTGTGTCGTTATCATCTTGACCATCATCTGTTACCTGTGCCTGCCCCGGCTG GAATTCTACCGCTACTACCAACAGCTCAAGCTCGAAGGGCCTGGGGAGCAGGAGACCAAGTTGGACCTCATTAGCAAAG GAGAGGAGCCAAGAGCAGGCAAAGAGGAGTCCGCAGTTTCAGCCTCCAACTCTGGGCCCACCGACAATAGCCACTGTATCAGAGCCATCCTCAAAAAC ATCTCAGTCCTGGCCTTCTCTGTCTGCTTCATCTTCACTATCACCATTGGGATGTTTCCCGCTGTGACTGTTGAGGTCAAGTCCAGCATCGCGGGCACCAGCGCCTGGG GAAACTACTTCATTGCTGTGTCCTGCTTCTTGACTTTCAATATCTTTGACTGGCTGGGCCGGAGCCTCACCGCTGTATTAATGTGG CCTGGGAAGGACAGTCGTTGGCTGCCAGGCCTGGTGCTGGCCCGAGTGGTGTTCgtgcccctgctgctgctgtgcaACGTCCAGCCCCGCCGTTACCTCGCTGTGGTCTTTGAGCACGACGCCTGGTTCATCTTTTTCATGGCCGCCTTTGCCTTCTCCAACGGCTACCTCGCCAGCCTCTGCATGTGCTTTGGGCCCAA GAAAGTGAAGCCAGCTGAGGCAGAGACAGCAGGAACTATCATGgccttctttctgtgtttggGCCTGGCGCTGGGGGCTATCTTCTCCTTCCTGTTCCGGGCAATTGTGTGA
- the SLC29A1 gene encoding equilibrative nucleoside transporter 1 isoform X1: MCSGGRGKLPAERADRGEEGVLLQKVPEGESYQPGKAENIIAMTTSHQPQDRYKAVWLIFFMLGLGTLLPWNFFVTATQYFTNRLDMSQNVSLVTARLSKDIQASAAPTTASPARNSLSALFNNVMTICAMLPLLLFTCLNSFLHQRIPQSVRILGSLVAILVVFLITAILVKVQLDALTFFIITMVKIMLINSFGAILQGSLFGLAGLLPASYTAPIMSGQGLAGFFASVAMICAIASGSELSESAFGYFITACVVIILTIICYLCLPRLEFYRYYQQLKLEGPGEQETKLDLISKGPSTTCHPPGEEPRAGKEESAVSASNSGPTDNSHCIRAILKNISVLAFSVCFIFTITIGMFPAVTVEVKSSIAGTSAWGNYFIAVSCFLTFNIFDWLGRSLTAVLMWPGKDSRWLPGLVLARVVFVPLLLLCNVQPRRYLAVVFEHDAWFIFFMAAFAFSNGYLASLCMCFGPKPWNLRESSLTSPIPAISSVSQHLRPCPRRTAENRENAGLEGGVG, from the exons GTACCAGAGGGAGAGAGCTATCAACCAGGCAAAGCTGAGAACATCATCGCCATGACAACCAGCCACCAGCCTCAGGACAG ATACAAAGCTGTCTGGCTTATCTTCTTCATGCTGGGTCTGGGGACGCTGCTCCCTTGGAATTTTTTCGTGACGGCCACTCAG TATTTCACAAACCGCCTGGACATGTCCCAGAATGTGTCCTTGGTCACTGCCAGACTGAGCAAAGACATCCAGGCCTCAGCTGCCCCCACAACAGCCTCACCAGCCCGGAACTCTCTCAGTGCCCTCTTCAACAATGTCATGACCATATGTGCCATGCTGCCCCTGCTGCTCTTCACCTGCCTCAACTCCTTCCTGCATCAGAG GATCCCTCAGTCAGTACGGATCCTGGGCAGCCTGGTGGCCATCCTCGTGGTGTTCCTGATCACTGCCATCCTGGTGAAGGTGCAGCTGGATGCGCTGACATTCTTCATCATCACCATGGTCAAGATCATGCTCATTAACT CATTTGGTGCCATCCTGCAGGGCAGCCTGTTCGGACTGGCTGGCCTCCTGCCCGCCAGCTACACGGCCCCCATCATGAGTGGCCAGGGCCTAGCAGGCTTCTTTGCCTCGGTGGCCATGATCTGCGCCATTGCCA GTGGCTCGGAGCTGTCAGAAAGTGCCTTCGGCTACTTTATCACAGCCTGTGTCGTTATCATCTTGACCATCATCTGTTACCTGTGCCTGCCCCGGCTG GAATTCTACCGCTACTACCAACAGCTCAAGCTCGAAGGGCCTGGGGAGCAGGAGACCAAGTTGGACCTCATTAGCAAAG GTCCTTCCACAACCTGTCACCCCCCAGGAGAGGAGCCAAGAGCAGGCAAAGAGGAGTCCGCAGTTTCAGCCTCCAACTCTGGGCCCACCGACAATAGCCACTGTATCAGAGCCATCCTCAAAAAC ATCTCAGTCCTGGCCTTCTCTGTCTGCTTCATCTTCACTATCACCATTGGGATGTTTCCCGCTGTGACTGTTGAGGTCAAGTCCAGCATCGCGGGCACCAGCGCCTGGG GAAACTACTTCATTGCTGTGTCCTGCTTCTTGACTTTCAATATCTTTGACTGGCTGGGCCGGAGCCTCACCGCTGTATTAATGTGG CCTGGGAAGGACAGTCGTTGGCTGCCAGGCCTGGTGCTGGCCCGAGTGGTGTTCgtgcccctgctgctgctgtgcaACGTCCAGCCCCGCCGTTACCTCGCTGTGGTCTTTGAGCACGACGCCTGGTTCATCTTTTTCATGGCCGCCTTTGCCTTCTCCAACGGCTACCTCGCCAGCCTCTGCATGTGCTTTGGGCCCAA ACCCTGGAATCTTCGAGAATCAAGCCTCACTTCTCCCATCCCAGCCATTTCCAGTGTGAGCCAGCACTTGAGGCCCTGCCCCCGGCGGACAGCCGAGAACCGCGAGAACGCGGGGCTGGAAGGCGGGGTCGGGTAA
- the SLC29A1 gene encoding equilibrative nucleoside transporter 1 isoform X5, whose amino-acid sequence MCSGGRGKLPAERADRGEEGVLLQKVPEGESYQPGKAENIIAMTTSHQPQDRYKAVWLIFFMLGLGTLLPWNFFVTATQYFTNRLDMSQNVSLVTARLSKDIQASAAPTTASPARNSLSALFNNVMTICAMLPLLLFTCLNSFLHQRIPQSVRILGSLVAILVVFLITAILVKVQLDALTFFIITMVKIMLINSFGAILQGSLFGLAGLLPASYTAPIMSGQGLAGFFASVAMICAIASGSELSESAFGYFITACVVIILTIICYLCLPRLEFYRYYQQLKLEGPGEQETKLDLISKGEEPRAGKEESAVSASNSGPTDNSHCIRAILKNISVLAFSVCFIFTITIGMFPAVTVEVKSSIAGTSAWGNYFIAVSCFLTFNIFDWLGRSLTAVLMWPGKDSRWLPGLVLARVVFVPLLLLCNVQPRRYLAVVFEHDAWFIFFMAAFAFSNGYLASLCMCFGPKKVKPAEAETAGTIMAFFLCLGLALGAIFSFLFRAIV is encoded by the exons GTACCAGAGGGAGAGAGCTATCAACCAGGCAAAGCTGAGAACATCATCGCCATGACAACCAGCCACCAGCCTCAGGACAG ATACAAAGCTGTCTGGCTTATCTTCTTCATGCTGGGTCTGGGGACGCTGCTCCCTTGGAATTTTTTCGTGACGGCCACTCAG TATTTCACAAACCGCCTGGACATGTCCCAGAATGTGTCCTTGGTCACTGCCAGACTGAGCAAAGACATCCAGGCCTCAGCTGCCCCCACAACAGCCTCACCAGCCCGGAACTCTCTCAGTGCCCTCTTCAACAATGTCATGACCATATGTGCCATGCTGCCCCTGCTGCTCTTCACCTGCCTCAACTCCTTCCTGCATCAGAG GATCCCTCAGTCAGTACGGATCCTGGGCAGCCTGGTGGCCATCCTCGTGGTGTTCCTGATCACTGCCATCCTGGTGAAGGTGCAGCTGGATGCGCTGACATTCTTCATCATCACCATGGTCAAGATCATGCTCATTAACT CATTTGGTGCCATCCTGCAGGGCAGCCTGTTCGGACTGGCTGGCCTCCTGCCCGCCAGCTACACGGCCCCCATCATGAGTGGCCAGGGCCTAGCAGGCTTCTTTGCCTCGGTGGCCATGATCTGCGCCATTGCCA GTGGCTCGGAGCTGTCAGAAAGTGCCTTCGGCTACTTTATCACAGCCTGTGTCGTTATCATCTTGACCATCATCTGTTACCTGTGCCTGCCCCGGCTG GAATTCTACCGCTACTACCAACAGCTCAAGCTCGAAGGGCCTGGGGAGCAGGAGACCAAGTTGGACCTCATTAGCAAAG GAGAGGAGCCAAGAGCAGGCAAAGAGGAGTCCGCAGTTTCAGCCTCCAACTCTGGGCCCACCGACAATAGCCACTGTATCAGAGCCATCCTCAAAAAC ATCTCAGTCCTGGCCTTCTCTGTCTGCTTCATCTTCACTATCACCATTGGGATGTTTCCCGCTGTGACTGTTGAGGTCAAGTCCAGCATCGCGGGCACCAGCGCCTGGG GAAACTACTTCATTGCTGTGTCCTGCTTCTTGACTTTCAATATCTTTGACTGGCTGGGCCGGAGCCTCACCGCTGTATTAATGTGG CCTGGGAAGGACAGTCGTTGGCTGCCAGGCCTGGTGCTGGCCCGAGTGGTGTTCgtgcccctgctgctgctgtgcaACGTCCAGCCCCGCCGTTACCTCGCTGTGGTCTTTGAGCACGACGCCTGGTTCATCTTTTTCATGGCCGCCTTTGCCTTCTCCAACGGCTACCTCGCCAGCCTCTGCATGTGCTTTGGGCCCAA GAAAGTGAAGCCAGCTGAGGCAGAGACAGCAGGAACTATCATGgccttctttctgtgtttggGCCTGGCGCTGGGGGCTATCTTCTCCTTCCTGTTCCGGGCAATTGTGTGA
- the SLC29A1 gene encoding equilibrative nucleoside transporter 1 isoform X3, whose product MCSGGRGKLPAERADRGEEGVLLQKVPEGESYQPGKAENIIAMTTSHQPQDRYKAVWLIFFMLGLGTLLPWNFFVTATQYFTNRLDMSQNVSLVTARLSKDIQASAAPTTASPARNSLSALFNNVMTICAMLPLLLFTCLNSFLHQRIPQSVRILGSLVAILVVFLITAILVKVQLDALTFFIITMVKIMLINSFGAILQGSLFGLAGLLPASYTAPIMSGQGLAGFFASVAMICAIASGSELSESAFGYFITACVVIILTIICYLCLPRLEFYRYYQQLKLEGPGEQETKLDLISKGEEPRAGKEESAVSASNSGPTDNSHCIRAILKNISVLAFSVCFIFTITIGMFPAVTVEVKSSIAGTSAWGNYFIAVSCFLTFNIFDWLGRSLTAVLMWPGKDSRWLPGLVLARVVFVPLLLLCNVQPRRYLAVVFEHDAWFIFFMAAFAFSNGYLASLCMCFGPKPWNLRESSLTSPIPAISSVSQHLRPCPRRTAENRENAGLEGGVG is encoded by the exons GTACCAGAGGGAGAGAGCTATCAACCAGGCAAAGCTGAGAACATCATCGCCATGACAACCAGCCACCAGCCTCAGGACAG ATACAAAGCTGTCTGGCTTATCTTCTTCATGCTGGGTCTGGGGACGCTGCTCCCTTGGAATTTTTTCGTGACGGCCACTCAG TATTTCACAAACCGCCTGGACATGTCCCAGAATGTGTCCTTGGTCACTGCCAGACTGAGCAAAGACATCCAGGCCTCAGCTGCCCCCACAACAGCCTCACCAGCCCGGAACTCTCTCAGTGCCCTCTTCAACAATGTCATGACCATATGTGCCATGCTGCCCCTGCTGCTCTTCACCTGCCTCAACTCCTTCCTGCATCAGAG GATCCCTCAGTCAGTACGGATCCTGGGCAGCCTGGTGGCCATCCTCGTGGTGTTCCTGATCACTGCCATCCTGGTGAAGGTGCAGCTGGATGCGCTGACATTCTTCATCATCACCATGGTCAAGATCATGCTCATTAACT CATTTGGTGCCATCCTGCAGGGCAGCCTGTTCGGACTGGCTGGCCTCCTGCCCGCCAGCTACACGGCCCCCATCATGAGTGGCCAGGGCCTAGCAGGCTTCTTTGCCTCGGTGGCCATGATCTGCGCCATTGCCA GTGGCTCGGAGCTGTCAGAAAGTGCCTTCGGCTACTTTATCACAGCCTGTGTCGTTATCATCTTGACCATCATCTGTTACCTGTGCCTGCCCCGGCTG GAATTCTACCGCTACTACCAACAGCTCAAGCTCGAAGGGCCTGGGGAGCAGGAGACCAAGTTGGACCTCATTAGCAAAG GAGAGGAGCCAAGAGCAGGCAAAGAGGAGTCCGCAGTTTCAGCCTCCAACTCTGGGCCCACCGACAATAGCCACTGTATCAGAGCCATCCTCAAAAAC ATCTCAGTCCTGGCCTTCTCTGTCTGCTTCATCTTCACTATCACCATTGGGATGTTTCCCGCTGTGACTGTTGAGGTCAAGTCCAGCATCGCGGGCACCAGCGCCTGGG GAAACTACTTCATTGCTGTGTCCTGCTTCTTGACTTTCAATATCTTTGACTGGCTGGGCCGGAGCCTCACCGCTGTATTAATGTGG CCTGGGAAGGACAGTCGTTGGCTGCCAGGCCTGGTGCTGGCCCGAGTGGTGTTCgtgcccctgctgctgctgtgcaACGTCCAGCCCCGCCGTTACCTCGCTGTGGTCTTTGAGCACGACGCCTGGTTCATCTTTTTCATGGCCGCCTTTGCCTTCTCCAACGGCTACCTCGCCAGCCTCTGCATGTGCTTTGGGCCCAA ACCCTGGAATCTTCGAGAATCAAGCCTCACTTCTCCCATCCCAGCCATTTCCAGTGTGAGCCAGCACTTGAGGCCCTGCCCCCGGCGGACAGCCGAGAACCGCGAGAACGCGGGGCTGGAAGGCGGGGTCGGGTAA